The Microplitis demolitor isolate Queensland-Clemson2020A chromosome 9, iyMicDemo2.1a, whole genome shotgun sequence genomic sequence TTTTATTTTGAAGCACTAAGTTAAATACTTAAGTTCGCAGTAATCCCGTGTCAATATCAATGATACTATACGTAAATATATCGAATACTTACATCAAATGTATGCATACATCAGTAATTAGTTACCTTCTTTCGCGCAAATGAAGTCATCCCCTTGTTTCTTTGGTTTacatattgaattattatcacAGCATACTCGAGGATGATGAGGATAGCACTAAATAATGTTTTCATATtgaattgacgttaaatttatgttaatttaacaattaagttataataatcaatgatGTATCGATAGTTACTATTTCATTGCGTTTGACACACTGGTTAGTCGTTATTTGATTGCTTTTCTCAACCTGGGTGATGCAAATTGTTAATGCAACTAAGGTTCCACGCAAAGTgtggaaaaaatgttttgttaacattatagataaattttcttcagttaaaaaaaaaaaacaaagctgtcgattatcaaataatttattattgttaacgAGTAAAAAACGTTGTTTCTAATGACTGATTTCGGCCGTGAAGCCAAcattttattgacaattaataattgtcactAATCAAacgtttgattatttttatatggcATCAACCAatgatagaataaaaatatttattactgaaAAATCCAGctttaaaaaagttcaaaaatatttgattttcaataaatcttaaatttatatttttcagttagTAACAGAGTACTAACAAAAATGATATAGTAAGTCAGTATTTGTGTAATGTACAAAATTAGAAATAACgatgggttttttttttttaacataagtagtatttttaaatgtcagtaaattttaaaatgtatattaggCGATAAAATTTCCACTTCTAacatctataaaaataatctatctaatcaaattgttatttttaataagtattaCAATGATTGCTTATTGTCAATGGTACGAACACCTACTCTAAAAAAGCAAGGTCTGAAAATAATCTATTAGGCCCGCTCTTATTCATATTGTATTTCAGTTAATTGACACGCATAGATTATTAGCGACAGCGATGAAATTTGGTTTGCATTGACACCTGAAATCAATGCAAACAGAATTCTCAGCCATGCATTGATCATCTTGCCAACAATACCCGTTTAAAGTTGGCAGGCATGTTGATGGTCTGAGTGCTACATTATTCAACGCACAAACACATTTTCCTTCGGGTAAACAGATTGAATGCCATGAATCACTGCATTCCAAAACAGTAGTACAAGAACGAAGCAAATGAGCTGTAACAAccgattaataaataaatgaatttgacTACCGGCTTTTCTAAtgaactttataatttttccgaTTGGGATTGATATAGTTGTACTTACTTTCAATACATCTATCAACAGATACTGCTGTGTAATTAGTTCTACATTGACattgattattaaaacaaCGAAACGTATCGGAACAACAGTCTTTATCATCTGAACAAAATCCATTTAAAGACGATACACAAAACAAATTATCGAATgctacataatttatttcacaaGCACATACATTTCTTGCTgaacattttgaattttttatgtttcgaCAATCCGTGTCGGTTAAACACACTTTTCCCAATGAAGCTAAATAAAGTTTCAAATGACCATCATAACggaaaatacaattaattatttgcaaaGAATCATCTCATTTTATACTCACTGGCTTCACATTCATAATTTGAATTCGGCTTGTGATTGAAATCACATCgacatttattttcaacacaaattgattttttgacgtagcaatctttatttttcgaaCAATGACCATCTAAAACTGGTGCGCATTTTGTGCTCGTCAATGCAATATGATTATCCTTACAAACACATATTTGATTAGAACACTCTTGTCCCATGCGTGGGCAATCAGAATTTCCATTACACGATTGATTAAATCGTACTGGCAAGAAAATATatctttgaataaataacttcTTATGACATAAACGTACATGAGCATGAGCACAGATGTTTACTCTGTAAATCGAAGTGTTTTAAAGTAAAACCCCTAATTGTAATATTGCCATTTAAATACATTGTAATCGCTTTCTAAACGTTTGCAAGTGTGTATTAAATGACTACAATGCTTTCAAATGTCAGCAACACACTTAGGTGTTTAAAGTTTAAACACTTCGATTTACAGTATAAATtcgaacattttttattttaatcttgtACTTACCTGGTATACATTCAGCATTTAAATGTTTGATGAAATTTGGTCTGCATTgacattcattattaatacaaaTGGAATTCGTCGTGGTACACGATTCATTCTTTGTACAAACTTGACCTAGATACTGCAAACATTTTGTGCCATTTATTGCAATATGATTGTCTTTACAATGACACTTTTTTTGCCTCGAACAGAACGAGTTCGGAATGTGTTCACAATCGTTAGAAATCTggcatattttatttagtaacacttgaaagtaaatatgtatatatatatatatatatatatatatatatatatatatataaaggtagcgcaaaaaaaccgactatatgtttttttcgagtctcttatgaaaatttgttggtttacgatgttttaagaagcctctctaaaaattcatctcgataaaaaattttttagaggtcgctcacgaattttgaaaatattaaaattgttcgaaatttgaatttttatttaaaatttttttcttttttagtagcaatagtttatatttgtgaaatcatgacgaCGCTGcaaatttaagcccaaaatttaaatatttaaacctcgctcaagaattttgaacgTTTCCGAGTACTGTCTTTTAGACGTTTTTGAACCACCTTTGAATATTAagaataaagcttctcgatttttccaccatcaatttgcatgataatgaataaaaatatagcccgagaaatagaaataataagttatttacatacttttttatttttaattctatttttaagtttcttggcttattcaaaacttggcaaattttattgttcatgACTGTCCGGTATATTTTCTGTTATgaaaatgttatattttaatgaaaaaacaatacttgagttataaaaaaatacaaagaccAATTCGAAGTATTCGttaaatattatcagttaatattccaAATGCTTGAGcgaggttaaaaaatttgaattttaagctcaaattttcggcatagtcatgattttacagatataaactattgctgccacgaggaagaaaaaattttggaatcaaaattcaaattttgatcatttttgatattttcaaaattcgtgagcgatctcttaaaaattttttatcgagctgatttttggagaggcttcttaaaacaacgtaaaccaacaaattttcataaaagactagaaaaaaaaaatagtcggtttttttgcgccaccctaatatatataaatatctatacgTGATTCGGCaatgcatttttatttataattagcaTACTTACGTGGTGTACATAGATCATTTGAATAAGCAAAATGATTGGCTATGCATCggcatttattaataaaacaataagaaTTTTGAGCGACacaatcatcattttttgaacaGTTACCCCCTATAAGTGGTGAGCAAGTTAATAAATCAGGTCCCCCGTAATTCGATTTacaaacacaaattttatcattcgaacatgttgaaaatttaatttcctgaCAATCTCTCTCCGTTTCACAGGGCATTTCCAAAAATTctaccgaaaaaaataaatatgtacagTTTGAAAAAGGACTCACTATGCGTTTATTGAAATACAAATGAGAACATACTTGGCACACATTTAGATTCACGATAAACGTATCTAGGTTCACATTGACATTTGAAGTTGACACAAATAGAGTTTTTGGGTGCACATCGTTCTCCATTACGGCATGCTACGTTAAACCCTGCCACACACTTTTCATTGTCTATTGCATGATAACCCCGAAAACATTCACATTCATTCTTTTCAGAACAGTTTGAATGAAATAGGTACTGATCACAGTCTGTGAATAGTCTACAATACATTCCCAAGCGCActgagttacaaaaaaaaaaagggggaaatttaaaattctagaTAGCTACTAAATTGTAcgatttttatcgttaatcGACGTCAATTACTTCTCAAAAAAAGAGCCATCCGGCCTTACCCGGAATGCAAAAGTagatttcttatttaaatattaaaatttgtcaaGCTTCATAACAAATAAACTACTGAATTGACAATACGCTACATTAGTATAAGGGaaaggagggggggggggtaagtAGGCCCTTAAGGAATGAGCGCTAATACGTAATGTAAATGTCAGCACATTTTGCGCCCACGGATCCATTTTGCACTACTCTCCCCTAATAGGGGAAGGTGGAGGCTTTAAAATTCTGAGTGACTCGAATGATTTCGGGACAAAATGGGCACCTTAAATTTTGGGAGCTCATTTTGCGCTCCCCCCCTGTCCCCTAATTAACACTTATTTGATAAGCTACAATATATAGATTTCCAAGATATGTTATGCCCtattgttcacaagttattaGAGGACTAAgctgcaaaaaaaaacttgtttaattttttgtgaaattttcgagatcatcaaattgttagaatatttatatttgcaaATAACTTTGAAACAATCTAAccaaacaattccaaaatctaagaatatctagaacttaataaaatgcgtcgattgACGCTTCAACTTTTCTGGTCGGTTAAACCGTTTGTGAGATATCCTGGTAGAAAGATATGcttaaaaacggttttttttttttgaaaacaatgccatacaaaagtattttcgagctcaaaaagcTCGAATATGTGTTCATAACAATGATTTTGAATTCAAGGAGATTGAAAACAGTGggatgttttggcgctggccCACAAGGTCAACCGAGAGgcagaattttttattctggGCAGATCATTTTcggtataaaatattaattatcattttcttaCGGGTTTTATGTTTCTATTCTTGATAAGATAAATGAAAACTTACCTCTCTTGCATTCAGTATTACGAATAGTTTTAAACATAAGTTTGCATTTACACTGGTTATAAAAACACTCAGAATTATCAACTTTGCAGTCGTTATTAGTCTGGCAGTGTCTATCCAAAATTGGTACACAGGTTGTCCAATTCACACGCATTGTATTTGATGAGCAGATACAAATTTTAGATGTCGAACATTCGGCAAATTTAACTCCGGCACAATCAGAATCAATTGTACAAGATGAACCTAATTGATCTGGAATgacaataagaaaattattctttatatcTTATTAAGTCTCAACAAATTCTTTTGATTACCGCTGAACGTGTAAAACGGTTCATTAGTTTGCGAAGTATATTCTTAGTGAGATAATAATTGTCTTTTGAGCTCCACACCCTTACGGTCAAAGACTATTGAACGCGCTTAGAGAACAAAATCGGAAAATCCGTTTGAAAGATATCATCGATGAAAGAAACAGTagaaaacggttttttttgcaaatatcgtCGAAACGACCAAACAtatcatttacaaaattttatcagctcTAGAGCTCattaaaacgcgccgattgccgcctcaTCTGTCTCAATCGGAAAAAAACCgtttattatcatttctttCTCTTGCAATATCTTTCGAACAAATTAGCCTATTGAAACAGCTGTGACAGCAATAGAAGcgttttttaaagttctaaagctgataaaatttttttgaactcgATCGTCCGACTCATTCCTGagaaatcgataaaaaaacttaaaagaAAATGTTTCTTTTTTCTATTCGCAAATATtgtcgagtctacttgatcaaatgatctgaaattttcaataaagttgatggccaacaaactctttcgattgcctTAAGAACCattcaaatcggttcattagttaaaaagttatagacggATCACgcacatacagacactcggacatcattctgaaaatagtcaggatagcttcctaggacctcaaaacgatgacatctgataaaaactcgattttcgaaaatcggggtgaaaacaataactaccaaaaattgttgaaaataatcgtTCTTATTAGCGAGAAGttgaaataaatagaaaattcgAGTCCACCACCAGAGGATTTGAACCTAGCATACTTTCCACTCTATATGGCTGCTCTCCTCATCGCTTATAATTTAACAGTAAGCGTTTTACAACGAACTGGATCgacacatttttatttgtaaaccGCCAAAACGTTTTTGGATAGAAGACCTAAATGTTTCCCGTGAATCTTGAAAACACGTGtaatgatttatataattatttaaacgcatatacatttttaattctaaacgCTCAAGTTGCGTGAAGCACTAACGTGTTTTATTTTGAAGCACTAAGTTAAATACTTAAGTTCGCAGTAATCCCGTGTCAATATCAATGATACTATACGTAAATATATCGAATACTTACATCAAATGTATGCATACATCAGTAATTAGTTACCTTCTTTCGCGCAAATGAAGTCATCCCCTTGTTTCTTTGGTTTacatattgaattattatcacAGCATACTCGAGGATGATGAGGATAGCACTAAATAATGTTTTCATATtgaattgacgttaaatttatgttaatttaacaattaagttataataatcaatgatGTATCGATAGTTACTATTTCATTGCGTTTGACACACTGGTTAGTCGTTATTTGATTGCTTTTCTCAACCTGGGTGATGCAAATTGTTAATGCAACTAAGGTTCCACGCAAAGTgtggaaaaaatgttttgttaacattatagataaattttcttcagttaaaaaaaaaaaacaaagctgtcgattatcaaataatttattattgttaacgAGTAAAAAACGTTGTTTCTAATGACTGATTTCGGCCGTGAAGCCAAcattttattgacaattaataattgtcactAATCGAacgtttgattatttttatatggcATCAACCAatgatagaataaaaatatttattactgaaAAATCCAGctttaaaaaagttcaaaaatatttgattttcaataaatcttaaatttatatttttcagttagTAACAAAGTACTAACAAAAATGATATAGCAAGTCAGTATTTGTGTAATGTACAAAATTAGAAATAACgatgggtttttttttttaacattagtagtatttttaaatgtcagtaaattttaaaatgtatattaggCGATAAAATTTCCACTTCTAacatctataaaaataatctatctaatcaaattgttatttttaataagtattaCAATGGATGCTTATTGTCAATGGTACGAACACCTACTCTAAAAAAGCAAGGTCTGAAAATAATCTATTAGGCCCGCTCTTATTCATATTGTATTTCAGTTAATTGACACGCATAGATTATTAGCGACAGCGATGAAATTTGGTTTGCATTGACACCTGAAATCAATGCAAACAGAATTCTCAGCCATGCATTGATCATCTTTCCAACAATACCCGTTTAAAGTTGGCAGGCATGTTGATGGTTTGAGTGCTATATTATTCAACGCACAAACACATTTTCCTTCGGGTAAACAGATTGAATGCCATGAATCACTGCATTCCAAAACAGTAGTACAAGAACGAAGCAAATGAGCTGTAACAAccgattaataaataaatgaatttgacTACCGGCTCTTCTAAtgaactttataatttttccaattgGGATTGATATAGTTGTACTTACTTTCAATACATCTATCAACAGATACTGCTGTGTAATTAGTTTTACATTGACATTGATTATCAAAACAACGAAACGTATCGGAATAACAGTCTCTATCGTCTGAACAAAATCCATTTAAAGACGATACACAAAACAAATTATCGAACGctacataatttaattcacAAGCACATACATTTCTTgctgaatattttgaattttttatgtttcgaCAATCCGTGTCGGTTAAACACACTTTTCCCAATGAAGCTAAATAAAGTTTCAAATGACCATCATAACggaaaatacaattaattatttgcaaaGAATCATCTCATTTTATACTCACTGGCTTCACATTCATAATTTGAATTCGGCTTGTGATTGAAATCACATCgacatttattttcaacacaaattgattttttgacgtagcaatctttatttttcgaaCAATAACCATCTAAAATTGGTGCACATTTTGTGCCCGTCAATGCAATATGATTATCTTTACAAACACATATTTGATTAGAACACTCTTGTCCCATGCGTGGGCAATCAGAATTTCCATTACACGATTGATCAAATCGTACTGGCAAGAAAATATatctttgaataaataacttcTTATGACTTAAACGTACATGAGCATGAGCACAGATGTTTACTCTGTAAATCAAAGTGTTTTAATGTAAAACCCCTATTTGTAATATTGCCATTTAAATACATTGTAATCGCTTTCTAAACGTTTGCAAGTGTGTATAAAGTGACTACAATGCTTTCAAATGTCAACAACACACTTAGGTGTTTAAAGTTTAAACACTTCGATTTACAGTATAAATtcgaacattttttattttaatcttgtACTTACCTGGTGTACATTCAGCATTTAAATGTTTGATGAAATTTGGTCTGCATTgacattcattattaatacaaaTGGAATTCGTCGTGGTACACGATTCATTCTTTGTACAAACTTGACCTAGACGCTGTAAACATTTTGTGCCATTTATTGCAATATGATTGTCTTTACAACGACACTTTTTTTGCCACGAACAGAACGAGTTCGGAATGTGTTCACAATCATTAGAAATCTggcatattttatttagtaacacttgaaagtaaatatttatatatatattaaggtggcgcaaaaaaaccgactatatttttttttcgagtctcttatgaaattttgttggtttacgatgttttaagaagcctctctaaaaatcagctcgataataaattttttagaggtcgctcacgaattttgaacgTTTCCGAGTACTGCCTTGTGGACTTTTTTGAGCGACCTTTGAATATTAgaaataaagcttctcgattttttcaccatcactttttttggttatgaaaatgttatattttaatgaaataacgatacttgagttataaaaaaatacaaa encodes the following:
- the LOC128668641 gene encoding prion-like-(Q/N-rich) domain-bearing protein 25, with the protein product MLTKHFFHTLRGTLVALTICITQVEKSNQITTNQCVKRNEICYPHHPRVCCDNNSICKPKKQGDDFICAKEDQLGSSCTIDSDCAGVKFAECSTSKICICSSNTMRVNWTTCVPILDRHCQTNNDCKVDNSECFYNQCKCKLMFKTIRNTECKRVRLGMYCRLFTDCDQYLFHSNCSEKNECECFRGYHAIDNEKCVAGFNVACRNGERCAPKNSICVNFKCQCEPRYVYRESKCVPKFLEMPCETERDCQEIKFSTCSNDKICVCKSNYGGPDLLTCSPLIGGNCSKNDDCVAQNSYCFINKCRCIANHFAYSNDLCTPLLLNKICQISNDCEHIPNSFCSRQKKCHCKDNHIAINGTKCLQYLGQVCTKNESCTTTNSICINNECQCRPNFIKHLNAECIPVRFNQSCNGNSDCPRMGQECSNQICVCKDNHIALTSTKCAPVLDGHCSKNKDCYVKKSICVENKCRCDFNHKPNSNYECEATSLGKVCLTDTDCRNIKNSKCSARNVCACEINYVAFDNLFCVSSLNGFCSDDKDCCSDTFRCFNNQCQCRTNYTAVSVDRCIETHLLRSCTTVLECSDSWHSICLPEGKCVCALNNVALRPSTCLPTLNGYCWQDDQCMAENSVCIDFRCQCKPNFIAVANNLCVSIN